The following coding sequences lie in one Daphnia pulex isolate KAP4 chromosome 1, ASM2113471v1 genomic window:
- the LOC124196895 gene encoding GPI ethanolamine phosphate transferase 3-like has translation MKKRNLLVFSWLILLYANGVMYFLQGFLLTRREIHLKSAAFDGVSCCLESKYEKIIILIIDALRYDFLVYNNSTNKSSIPIYQNNLPVVEKLLKDNHGVLYQFVADPPTSTMQRLKGITTGSLPTFIDVGSNFASDELKEDNILSQITSSGLNITFMGDDTWLQLFPRSFQRAFPFPSFDVWDIHTVDRGVEQHLVPEMMKPDWNLLIAHCLGVDHTGHRYGPEHPVMPLKLKEMNSLIEKIVSNMNPQTLLLVMGDHGMTRSGDHGGDSPDEVNAGFFAYSPGWNIKFNTSRKTSINQVDLVPTLSVLLGIPIPYSNLGSVILDLVFPEQLWRETHPSEEHIMKIAQSYFSEALYLNTKQIWRYLETYSRDSSFPKKEFEHLSSQFDRAVHLFERLQMKQCSNSCTSDSSCCAPDEKLEEFIQAAQIFLTEAKEICRSMWARFDLTSISIGLTIFTCSLFLHANFLIESELNWMKPVKYFGIIGAFLSILVHSWSSVLTLGLSLTPVFVYLVGTMRKIRLQQLFKFAYLAPFVMAASYTSNSFVVEEPYVVHYLAQSFIWIPMFFRRQTKNRQWILRIALSLTTRLGLAFFRCREEQFPTCEAHSLHRSLNSLSGTNWIVFARVSTALVSCIAFYLLYKRYLPFDRKNLFIVMIVWCYWILQSACFLTDSDTIGLVYLPRLFYIVFIVKLCHDIYTFLFDNELGKMSNYRKKISHLVILLSTLAILLAGDGLAPGIILALANLVLFSQLFTGESNCGEMWPLYGLLSLHGFFAGGHHTSLANIPWETAFVGLSHSDSQSEWANVLPVLFVSYSTAFSMLLHAMSVPIVSLSNVTRKNKDSQMLLVNGWLHFLFFHAVRLFGCMGAAALHRRHLMVWKIFAPRLLYELLFAVYTSLGIVASLFLFQATM, from the exons atgaaaaaaagaaatttgcttgttttttcctGGCTCATTTTGTTGTATGCAAATGGGGTGATGTACTTTCTTCAAGGGTTTTTGTTAACTCGCCGAGAAATTCATCTAAAGTCCGCAGCGTTTGACGGTGTTTCTTGTTGTTTGGAATCAAAATACGAGAAAATCATCATTCTTATCATTGATGCTCTTCGCTATGACTTTCTTGTTTACAACAATTCCACAAACAAGAGTAGTATACCAATCTACCAAAATAATCTTCCTGTTGTGGAAAAGTTATTGAAGGATAATCATGGTGTGCTGTATCAG TTTGTTGCAGATCCTCCCACTTCTACAATGCAACGTTTAAAGGGCATTACCACTGGATCTTTACCTACTTTTATTGATGTTGGGAGCAATTTTGCAAGTGATGAGCTCAAAGAAGACAATATCCTCAGTCAGATTACTTCGTCAGGattaaatattacatttatGGGTGACGACACTTGGTTGCAGTTGTTCCCAAGGTCTTTTCAACGTGCATTTCCTTTCCCATCCTTTGACGTGTGGGACATTCATACTGTTGACCGAGGAGTGGAACAACACTTGGTGCCAGAAATGATGAAACCCGATTGGAATTTACTGATTGCCCACTGTCTAGGAGTTGACCACACTGGTCACCGTTACGGTCCAGAGCATCCTGTCATGCCCCTCAAGTTAAAGGAGATGAACTCTTTAATCGAAAAAATCGTAAGCAACATGAATCCTCAAACACTACTCCTAGTCATGGGTGACCACGGAATGACACGAAGCGGTGATCACGGTGGTGACAGTCCAGATGAAGTCAACGCCGGTTTTTTTGCATACAGCCCAGGATGGAATATCAAATTCAACACCTCCAGGAAAACATCAATCAACCAAGTGGATCTTGTACCAACCCTGTCAGTACTGCTGGGCATACCAATTCCGTATTCAAATTTAGGTTCTGTAATATTAGACCTTGTTTTTCCCGAGCAGCTGTGGAGAGAAACTCACCCCAGTGAAGAGCACATTATGAAAATAGCACAGTCATATTTCTCCGAAGCTCTTTATTTGAATACCAAGCAAATCTGGCGTTATTTGGAAACCTATAGCCGTGATTCGTCATTTCCGAAGAAAGAATTCGAACATCTCAGCAGTCAGTTTGACCGTGCTGTCCATCTTTTCGAACGGTTACAAATGAAACAGTGTTCCAATTCGTGTACCTCCGATTCAAGTTGTTGCGCTCCGGACGAAAAACTCGAAGAATTCATTCAAGCAGCGCAGATTTTCCTCACTGAAGCTAAAGAAATATGCCGTTCCATGTGGGCTCGTTTCGATCTAACGTCCATTTCCATTGGATTGACAATTTTTACTTGCTCACTGTTTCTACATGCGAATTTTCTCATCGAATCCGAATTGAATTGGATGAAACCTGTCAAATATTTCGGTATCATTGGAGCCTTCCTCTCCATCTTAGTGCACAGTTGGTCTTCTGTGTTGACTCTTGGATTAAGTTTAACACCAGTGTTCGTTTATTTGGTTGGGACTATGCGGAAGATTCGACTTCAGCAGTTGTTTAAATTTGCTTATCTCGCCCCATTTGTCATGGCTGCTTCCTACACTTCAAACAGTTTCGTTGTTGAAGAACCCTACGTCGTTCACTACCTGGCACAATCATTCATCTGGATTCCGATGTTCTTCAGACGCCAAACGAAAAATCGTCAGTGGATACTTCGGATTGCATTGAGTTTGACAACTCGATTAGGATTGGCTTTTTTTCGCTGCCGTGAAGAACAGTTTCCTACTTGTGAAGCCCACAGCCTTCACAGGAGCCTCAATAGTCTTTCTGGAACTAACTGGATAGTCTTTGCAAGAGTGTCTACAGCTTTAGTGTCCTGCATTGCTTTTTATCTACTCTACAAACGATACCTTCCGTTTGACCGCAAAAACCTATTTATCGTCATGATCGTCTGGTGCTATTGGATTTTACAAAGTGCGTGTTTTCTGACCGACAGTGACACAATTGGACTCGTGTACCTTCCAAGATTGTTCTACATTGTGTTTATCGTAAAACTTTGCCATGATATTTATACGTTTTTATTCGATAATGAACTGGGTAAGATGTCAAACTATCGCAAAAAGATATCTCATCTGGTCATTCTACTGTCAACGCTGGCCATTTTGTTAGCTGGTGATGGCCTGGCCCCAGGTATTATTCTGGCACTGGCCAATCTTGTACTATTCTCTCAACTCTTCACCGGAGAAAGTAATTGCGGAGAGATGTGGCCTCTTTATGGACTTTTGTCATTGCATGGTTTCTTTGCTGGTGGACATCATACTAGCCTCGCTAACATTCCATg GGAAACTGCTTTTGTGGGTTTATCCCACTCCGATAGCCAAAGTGAATGGGCTAACGTGCTGCCAGTTTTGTTTGTCAGTTATAGCACGGCGTTTTCTATGCTCCTACACGCCATGTCCGTCCCGATCGTGTCACTTTCGAACGTGACACGAAAGAACAAAGACTCGCAAATGTTATTAGTTAATGGCTGGCtacactttttgtttttccatgcTGTGCGC ttGTTTGGCTGTATGGGCGCTGCAGCATTACACCGCCGCCACCTGATGGtttggaaaatttttgctCCGCGACTTCTCTACGAGCTACTTTTCGCTGTTTACACTTCGTTGGGGATTGTTGCatctttattcctttttcagGCAACGATGTAA
- the LOC124197017 gene encoding U6 snRNA-associated Sm-like protein LSm1: protein MNVASLPGTATLLEDLDKKVIVVLRDGRTLIGYLRSVDQFANLVLHRTIERIHVGKEYGDIPRGVFIVRGENVALLGEIDLEKEERIPLKQVGVEEILEAQRLEQDEKQAKEKIRLKRLKELGLQSTVADYTHDDAF from the exons ATGAATGTCGCTTCATTACCGGGGACGGCGACTCTTCTTGAAGATTTAGACA aaaaggtTATAGTCGTTCTACGTGATGGCCGAACTTTGATAGGATACCTCCGTAGTGTTGATCAATTTGCTAACTTGGTTTTGCATCGAACTATTGAGAGGATTCATGTTGGTAAAGAGTATGGTGACATTCCACGAGGAGTATTTATTGTCAGAGGAGAAAATGTTGCTCTTTTGGGAGAAATC GAtttggagaaagaagaaagaatccCCCTTAAGCAAGTTGGTGTAGAGGAGATCCTTGAAGCCCAAAGGTTGGAGCAAGATGAGAAGCAAGCAAAGGAGAAAATTAGATTGAAGAGACTTAAAGAACTAGGACTTCAGTCAACTGTTGCAGATTACACTCATGATGATGCTTTTTAG